One Solanum lycopersicum chromosome 2, SLM_r2.1 genomic region harbors:
- the LOC101260987 gene encoding uncharacterized protein → METETMGVGVGKMNWGTWEELILGSAVRRHGTRDWNVVASELRARTLYPHCFTPEACKARYEELRKRYSGCTALFEELRKRRVEELKRELVRSESSIGSLESKIERLQAERERSDQIDHGLSRTKSPAPQTKSEDIESSVKEEAKDGLSAGSFTLDIRTNGSSESQVPTIPSATEAVVKLELSEFWGRDKAPSTSKVPESANGNGGAVRKRRGKRRRKDTVWDAKEGSIEDSDNVCSTSLASTSHCKEVLTSCDQSNRRSAASDHIVGLSRFRNDDLMRIFNSITQHEAAMVFRHRLDSQKRARYKKMIRRHMDIETARSRLANWSIRTPSELFRDFLLLANNAMVFYSKRTREYKAAMALRDIVTRAYREHYKGSYHKATSSHLPLPIIGNPPGKPRSVRPRPSKEKLQAKYGNNIIAGTLGRQNHKPGDAADSKVPSQTPSSAKKGFKRPGKIKCGSTTETVNPQSKVQAKESSQHNIKVKKEHRVKAVTKERKRARQK, encoded by the exons ATGGAAACGGAAACaatgggggtgggggtggggaaGATGAATTGGGGTACGTGGGAAGAGCTAATACTTGGTAGCGCTGTTCGCCGGCATGGGACCAGAGATTGGAACGTCGTCGCATCGGAGCTCCGTGCCCGGACTTTATATCCTCACTGTTTTACCCCTGAG GCCTGCAAAGCCAGGTATGAGGAGTTACGTAAGCGCTACTCTGGATGCAC TGCTTTGTTTGAAGAGTTGCGGAAACGACGAGTGGAAGAATTGAAGCGGGAATTGGTGAGATCTGAGAGCTCCATTGG GTCACTTGAGTCAAAGATTGAAAGGCTACAGGCTGAGAGAGAGCGATCTGATCAGATAGACCACGGTTTGAGTCGCACTAAATCTCCTGCTCCTCAGACAAAATCAGAAGATATCGAGTCTTCTGTGAAAGAAGAAGCAAAGGATGGGTTGTCTGCTGGCAGCTTCACGCTTGATATTAGAACAAACGGGTCCTCCGAGTCTCAGGTTCCCACCATACCCTCAGCTACAGAGGCAGTCGTGAAGCTAGAACTTTCAGAGTTTTGGGGACGGGACAAAGCTCCAAGTACAAGCAAGGTTCCAGAGTCTGCGAATGGAAATGGTGGGGCTGTGAGGAAGAGAAGAGGTAAGAGGAGAAGAAAAGACACGGTTTGGGATGCCAAAGAAGGGAGCATTGAGGACAGTGACAATGTATGTTCAACGAGTCTCGCCTCCACTTCTCACTGTAAAGAAGTACTAACCAGTTGTGATCAGAGTAACAGGCGTTCTGCTGCAAGTGATCATATAGTAGGTTTATCTAGGTTTAGGAACGATGACTTGATGAGGATTTTCAATTCTATCACGCAGCACGAAGCTGCTATGGTCTTCAGGCATCGTCTTGATAGTCAGAAGAGAGCAAGATACAAGAAAATGATAAGGCGTCATATGGATATTGAAACAGCAAGATCAAGACTAGCCAACTGGTCCATCAGAACGCCAAGTGAACTCTTCAGAGATTTCCTTTTACTAGCCAACAATGCCATGGTATTTTACTCTAAGAGAACGAGAGAATACAAAGCAGCAATGGCCCTAAGAGACATTGTCACTAGAGCCTATCGGGAACATTACAAAGGCTCTTACCACAAAGCTACATCATCACACCTTCCATTGCCAATAATTGGTAATCCACCTGGTAAGCCACGAAGTGTTCGTCCTCGTCCTTCTAAAGAAAAACTTCAAGCCAAGTATGGCAACAACATCATTGCTGGAACACTAGGAAGACAGAATCATAAACCTGGTGATGCTGCTGATTCTAAGGTACCATCGCAAACTCCCTCATCAGCTAAGAAGGGCTTCAAGAGGCCCGGGAAAATCAAGTGTGGATCGACTACCGAAACTGTCAATCCACAGAGTAAAGTACAAGCTAAGGAATCCTCACAACATAATATTAAGGTCAAAAAGGAGCATCGAGTTAAGGCTGTAACCAAAGAGAGGAAGAGGGCTCGGCAAAAGTGA